From the genome of Vicia villosa cultivar HV-30 ecotype Madison, WI linkage group LG2, Vvil1.0, whole genome shotgun sequence, one region includes:
- the LOC131649736 gene encoding uncharacterized protein LOC131649736: MLMVVAQDGNNNIFPVAFTIVEGETVAGWSFFLRNLQEYVASQPDLCLISDRHASIESAYNNPANDWHWQHPTSTHVYCIRHIAHNFVREIKDRHLRKTLVNAGYALTQPTIQHYRSEIVLSNPDAGSWIDSLAREKWTRAYHNGERWGHMTTNLVESMNGVFKGIRNLLITALVEAPYFRMASLFSTRGQRWSAVRESGQLFSESCMNFLKEQSTKANSHHVTAFDRFNRTFSVRETIDHNEGLPCQQYKTNTLLEVYNVTFPVIAKEDYWLEYDGEVVWKNDMMRRKKKGRPNSTCIRTEMDVRDKMERKCSICR, translated from the exons atgttGATGGTTGTTGCACAAGATGGAAACAACAATATATTTCCAGTAGCATTCACAATAGTGGAAGGTGAAACTGTCGcgggttggagtttctttctaaggaatctCCAAGAATATGTTGCTTCTCAACCTGATctttgtttaatctctgataggcatgCTTCCATTGAAAGTGCCTACAACAATCCGGCAAACGATTGGCATTGGCAACACCCAACATCAACGCATGTATACTGTATTCGACATATTGCCCATAATTTTGTGCGGGAGATTAAGGATAGGCACCTCCGGAAGACACTTGTGAATGCAGGATATGCGTTAACTCAACCTACAATCCAACATTATCGGAGTGAAATTGTATTGTCAAATCCGGATGCGGGAAGCTGGATTGATAGCCTTGCAAGGGAGAAATGGACTAGGGCTTATCACAACGGCGAACGCTGGGGCCACATGacaacaaatcttgtggaatccatgaatggtgTTTTTAAGGGCATTCGAAACCTCCTTATTACTGCACTGGTGGAAGCAccctactttaggatggcttcgctaTTCTCAACAAGAGGTCAGAGGTGGAGTGCTGTTAGAGAATCGGGACAACTATTCAGCGAGAGTTGCATGAATTTTTTGAAAGAACAATCAACAAAGGCAAACAGTCATCATGTTACTgctttcgatcgattcaaccgcACATTCAGTGTTagagaaacaattgaccacaatgaaggATTACCTTGTCAACAATATAAG ACTAACACCTTGCTCGAGGTATACAATGTCACATTTCCAGTGATAgcgaaggaggattactggctTGAGTATGATGGGGAAGTAGTTTGGAAAAATGACATGATGCGAcgaaagaaaaagggtcgccCCAACAGTACTTGTATTCGAACCGAAATGGATGTTCGtgacaaaatggaaagaaaatgtaGCATTTGTCGTTAG
- the LOC131646566 gene encoding uncharacterized protein LOC131646566, producing MAMAARALINKTKNILGGVTLLVRPAPHSSRSFVSQNPSPLSPLNSHSLPFSTPHSSFYRHFSLSHSGETSDDGASTDGWEEEDEAEPKIGDGGSGGGVALQNVPWGQRALSIAEKVLMKFSEDIKLYAFKTSPRGYVYVRLDKLTSEYGCPSMEELESYNHEFKKRLDEVGALGDIPDDLALEVSSPGADRILKVPDDLSRFEDMPMRVCYTENIESNCREVDGVFLLDSIEKDSETCVWKLADVKANRDPTKKGKPLNRKQKDWRLRLPFDLHRMVTLYIE from the exons ATGGCTATGGCGGCAAGAGCTCTGATCAACAAGACGAAGAATATTTTGGGCGGTGTCACTCTTCTCGTACGCCCTGCTCCTCACTCATCCCGTTCCTTCGTTTCCCAAAACCCTTCTCCTCTCTCTCCACTGAATTCCCACTCTCTCCCGTTCTCAACTCCTCACTCTTCATTCTATCGCCATTTTTCACTTTCACATTCAg GTGAGACAAGTGATGATGGTGCAAGCACAGATGGATGGGAAGAAGAAGACGAGGCTGAGCCTAAG ATTGGTGACGGTGGAAGTGGTGGGGGAGTTGCCTTGCAAAATGTGCCTTGGGGTCAGCGAGCACTGTCTATTGCTGAAAAGGTCCTTATGAAGTTCAGCGAGGACATCAAACTCTATGCTTTCAAAACTAGTCCTCGAGGATATGTTTACGTGAGATTGGACAAATTAACAAGCGA ATATGGATGTCCAAGCATGGAAGAGCTTGAGAGTTACAATCATGAATTCAAGAAAAGGTTAGATGAAGTTGGAGCACTTGGAGACATACCTGATGATTTGGCTCTTGAG GTTTCTTCCCCGGGTGCTGATAGGATACTGAAAGTGCCAGATGATCTTAGTCGATTTGAAGACATGCCGATGAGAGTTTGTTATACAGAAAATATAGAGTCCAACTGCCGTGAAGTGGATGGAGTATTCTTGTTAGATTCTATCGAAAAAGACTCAGAGACATGTGTTTGGAAACTGGCAGATGTTAAAGCGAATCGAGATCCTACAAAAAAAGGCAAGCCGTTGAATCGTAAACAGAAGGATTGGAGATTACGATTGCCATTCGACTTGCATAGAATGGTAACACTATATATTGAATAG